One segment of Micromonospora parathelypteridis DNA contains the following:
- a CDS encoding aerobic carbon-monoxide dehydrogenase large subunit: MTTVHERVDTFHDNDQKPVGYGRMLRKEDPRFLRGRGRYVDDVQLPGMLHLAILRSPVAHARIVSIDTSAAEASPGVKAVVTGAMLAQQNLAWMPTLSNDVQAVLATDKVRFQGQEVAFVVAEDRYAARDALELIDVEYDVLDPVIDARRALEPGAPLIRDDLDGKTNNHCFDWETGDEAATEAVFARADVVVSQDLVYPRVHPAPMETCGAVADYDAVDGKLRLWSTTQAPHAHRTLYAIVAGLPEHKIQVISPDIGGGFGNKVPIYPGYVCAIVASIVTGKPVKWMEDRSENLISTGFARDYIMRGEIAATRDGRILGIRTNVLADHGAFNGTAAPVKYPAGFFGVFTGSYDIEAAYCKMTAVYTNKAPGGVAYACSFRITEAVYLVERIVDCLADELGMDPAELRLKNFIRPEQFPYTTKTGWVYDSGNYEPTMRLAMEMAGYDELRREQAEKRARGELMGVGIAFFTEAVGAGPRKNMDILGLGMADGCELRVHPTGKAVVRLSVQSQGQGHETTFAQIVAEEIGIPPADIEVLHGDTDNTPFGLGTYGSRSTPVSGAAAALVARKVRDKARIIASGMLEVSVADLEWDKGAFHVAGDPGRSVTIQDIALRAHGAGDLPEGIEGGLEAQICYNPSNLTYPHGAYICVVDIDPGTAQVKVRRFIAVDDCGTRINPMIIEGQVHGGLTDGVGMALMEMIAFDEDGNCLGASLMDYLIPTSLEVPDWETGFTVTPSPHHPIGAKGVGESATVGSPPAIVNAVVDALQPFGVRHADMPLTPSRVWDAMRGQARPPV, encoded by the coding sequence ATGACCACCGTGCACGAGCGCGTGGACACGTTCCACGACAACGACCAGAAACCCGTCGGGTACGGCCGGATGCTGCGCAAGGAGGACCCGCGGTTCCTCCGTGGTCGCGGCCGGTACGTCGACGACGTCCAGCTGCCCGGCATGCTGCATCTCGCGATCCTCCGCTCCCCCGTGGCGCACGCCCGGATCGTCAGCATCGACACGAGCGCCGCCGAGGCGTCGCCCGGGGTGAAGGCCGTGGTGACCGGGGCGATGCTGGCGCAGCAGAACCTGGCCTGGATGCCGACGCTCTCCAACGACGTGCAGGCCGTGCTCGCCACGGACAAGGTGCGCTTCCAGGGCCAGGAGGTGGCGTTCGTCGTCGCCGAGGACCGGTACGCGGCCCGCGACGCGCTGGAGCTGATCGACGTCGAGTACGACGTACTCGACCCGGTCATCGACGCGCGACGCGCGTTGGAGCCGGGCGCCCCGCTGATCCGCGACGACCTGGACGGCAAGACGAACAACCACTGCTTCGACTGGGAGACCGGCGACGAGGCGGCCACCGAGGCGGTCTTCGCCCGCGCCGACGTCGTGGTCAGTCAGGATCTCGTCTATCCCCGGGTGCACCCGGCACCGATGGAGACGTGCGGGGCGGTCGCCGACTACGACGCCGTCGACGGCAAGCTGCGGCTCTGGTCGACGACCCAGGCTCCGCACGCGCACCGCACCCTCTACGCCATCGTGGCCGGCCTCCCCGAGCACAAGATCCAGGTGATCTCGCCGGACATCGGCGGCGGGTTCGGCAACAAGGTGCCCATCTACCCCGGGTACGTCTGCGCGATCGTCGCCTCGATCGTCACCGGCAAACCGGTGAAGTGGATGGAGGACCGCTCGGAGAACCTGATCAGCACGGGCTTCGCCCGCGACTACATCATGCGCGGGGAGATCGCCGCGACCCGGGACGGCCGGATCCTCGGCATCCGCACCAACGTGCTCGCCGACCACGGCGCGTTCAACGGCACCGCCGCCCCGGTTAAGTACCCGGCCGGCTTCTTCGGGGTCTTCACCGGCAGCTACGACATCGAGGCCGCGTACTGCAAGATGACGGCGGTCTACACCAACAAGGCGCCCGGCGGCGTCGCGTACGCGTGCTCGTTCCGGATCACCGAGGCGGTCTACCTGGTCGAGCGGATCGTCGACTGCCTCGCCGACGAGCTCGGCATGGACCCGGCCGAGCTGCGGTTGAAGAACTTCATCCGGCCGGAGCAGTTTCCGTACACGACGAAGACCGGCTGGGTGTACGACTCCGGCAACTACGAGCCGACGATGCGGCTGGCGATGGAGATGGCCGGCTACGACGAGTTGCGCCGTGAGCAGGCGGAGAAGCGGGCCCGGGGCGAGCTGATGGGCGTCGGTATCGCGTTCTTCACCGAGGCGGTCGGCGCCGGGCCGCGCAAGAACATGGACATTCTCGGGCTGGGCATGGCGGACGGCTGCGAGCTGCGCGTCCACCCGACCGGAAAGGCCGTGGTACGCCTCAGCGTGCAGTCGCAGGGTCAGGGGCACGAGACCACGTTCGCGCAGATCGTCGCCGAGGAGATCGGGATCCCCCCGGCCGACATCGAGGTGCTGCACGGCGACACCGACAACACCCCGTTCGGCCTCGGCACGTACGGCAGTCGTTCGACGCCCGTCTCGGGCGCGGCGGCGGCACTGGTGGCCCGGAAGGTGCGCGACAAGGCTCGGATCATCGCCTCGGGAATGCTCGAGGTGTCGGTGGCCGACCTGGAATGGGATAAGGGCGCCTTCCACGTCGCGGGCGACCCGGGGCGGTCCGTCACGATCCAGGACATCGCCCTGCGCGCGCACGGCGCGGGTGACCTGCCCGAGGGCATCGAGGGCGGGCTGGAGGCGCAGATCTGCTACAACCCGTCGAACCTGACGTACCCGCACGGCGCTTACATCTGTGTGGTCGACATCGATCCCGGCACGGCCCAGGTGAAGGTCCGGCGGTTCATCGCGGTGGACGACTGCGGCACCCGGATCAACCCGATGATCATCGAGGGGCAGGTGCACGGCGGGCTGACCGACGGGGTTGGCATGGCCCTGATGGAGATGATCGCGTTCGACGAGGACGGCAACTGCCTCGGCGCGTCCCTGATGGATTATCTGATCCCGACGTCGCTGGAGGTGCCCGACTGGGAGACCGGCTTCACCGTGACGCCGTCGCCGCACCACCCGATCGGCGCGAAGGGCGTGGGCGAGTCCGCGACGGTGGGCTCGCCGCCCGCGATCGTCAACGCGGTCGTGGACGCCCTGCAGCCCTTCGGCGTACGGCACGCCGACATGCCGCTGACGCCGTCGCGGGTCTGGGACGCGATGCGCGGCCAGGCCCGGCCGCCGGTCTGA